In one window of Toxotes jaculatrix isolate fToxJac2 chromosome 10, fToxJac2.pri, whole genome shotgun sequence DNA:
- the LOC121188106 gene encoding protocadherin alpha-C2-like: MEGFICTQHWKRYVSAILLFAAFLNSTSAVTHYSVPEELEEGSVVANLVEDLGLDVKTLVERKMRIEIIANRKYLDVNKETGELYIVERIDRESLCPAKTSCYLKMEAIIENPKRIFYIELEIMDINDNAPHFRRDTIDLDISEATQPGERFSVSNAVDPDVGSNSVKTYRLSESDYFTTEIQTGRDGSKFADLILKKKLDREQQAVHYLVLTAVDGGTPSRSGTASIIVHVLDTNDNAPTFNEESYHINVMENSPIGSVVIHLNATDSDEGSNSELIYSYSLYTSEKTQETFNLNPNTGEITVKGVLNYEDVRIYDMEVIATDKGASSLSGQCKLKILVEDMNDNHPQISIKSFQSPVNENIALDTVIAVVSVSDKDSGDNGVVDLHIPDNMPFKLRESSDNYYELVVSEPLDREKVPEYDVTFTVTDRGSPPLSDNETMTLELLDVNDNVPQFPQSFYTIRVMENNAPGALLSSLTAFDPDLHENQYLVYFILEKEIANTSMSMLFSINPENGNLYALKTFDYEIEKEFLFHIEARDSGSPPLSSNVTVHIVIVDQNDNAPVIVSPWRAHGSVVEEKIPRSTDKGSLVAKVIALDTDSVHNSRITYQFLQVTDATLFSLDQYNGEIRTMRMFSYRDPRHQRLVVVAKDNGEPALSATVTIKLSTVETAVKAYSDMTEVPLEYDIFSDLNLYLVIGLGSVSFLLLITILVTIVLKCQKPKASKAAPPCRNSVISERNSTIADSTLVSNDAYWYSLFLAETRKGKLVVRQPVPKGSRYIVSSIPRGTGLTETSDSAASTLQVWKKNT; this comes from the coding sequence ATGGAAGGTTTTATCTGTACTCAACACTGGAAAAGGTACGTGTCGGCAATTCTTCTTTTTGCTGCCTTTTTAAATTCCACGTCAGCTGTCACACACTATTCCGTTCCCGAGGAACTCGAGGAAGGTTCTGTCGTCGCAAATTTAGTTGAAGATTTGGGTCTGGATGTAAAGACGCTAGTCGAACGGAAAATGCGCATAGAGATCATTGCCAACAGGAAATATCTGGACGTGAACAAAGAAACGGGGGAGCTGTACATTGTTGAACGAATTGACAGAGAGTCTCTCTGTCCCGCCAAGACATCCTGTTATCTTAAAATGGAAGCAATAATCGAAAATCCCAAAAGAATATTTTACATCGAATTAGAGATAATGGACATAAATGACAACGCACCTCATTTTAGAAGAGACACCATAGATTTAGATATTTCAGAAGCTACGCAGCCTGGTGAGCGCTTTTCTGTGAGCAACGCAGTTGACCCTGACGTTGGATCAAACTCTGTGAAAACATACCGCTTGAGCGAAAGTGATTATTTCACAACGGAGATTCAAACGGGAAGAGACGGATCAAAATTTGCTGATTtgatcctgaaaaaaaaattagaccgAGAGCAGCAGGCTGTTCATTATTTAGTACTCACAGCTGTAGATGGCGGTACGCCGTCTCGTTCTGGTACTGCCAGCATTATTGTTCATGTTTTAGACACAAATGACAACGCCCCTACATTTAATGAAGAGAGCTACCACATCAATGTAATGGAAAATTCTCCCATTGGAAGTGTTGTTATTCATCTGAATGCGACAGATTCAGATGAAGGTTCAAACTCCGAGTTAATATACTCATATAGTCTCTATACATCGGAGAAAACGCAAGAAACGTTTAATTTAAACCCAAATACAGGGGAAATTACTGTAAAAGGCGTGTTAAATTATGAAGATGTGAGGATATATGACATGGAAGTGATAGCAACTGATAAAGGAGCCAGTTCTTTATCAGGACAATGTAAACTGAAAATTCTAGTGGAGGATATGAATGATAATCACCCACAAATTTCGATAAAATCATTTCAGAGTCCAGTCAATGAAAACATAGCATTGGACACAGTGATAGCTGTAGTTAGTGTGAGTGATAAGGACTCAGGTGATAATGGAGTGGTTGATCTTCATATTCCAGATAATATGCCTTTCAAACTTAGAGAATCCTCTGATAACTATTATGAATTAGTGGTGTCAGAGCCATTAGACCGTGAGAAGGTTCCAGAATATGACGTGACCttcactgtgacagacagaggttCTCCTCCTTTATCTGACAATGAAACTATGACTTTAGAGCTGCTGGATGTTAATGACAATGTTCCACAGTTCCCTCAGTCATTTTATACTATACGTGTGATGGAGAATAACGCACCTGGGGCCTTGCTGAGTTCACTCACTGCCTTTGACCCTGACCTCCATGAAAACCAGTATCTAGTTTATTTCATCCTAGAGAAGGAGATAGCCAACACCTCCATGTCCATGCTGTTCTCCATCAATCCAGAGAACGGTAATCTTTACGCTCTAAAAACTTTTGACTATGAGATCGAGAAGGAGTTTCTCTTCCACATCGAGGCCAGAGACTCtggctctcctccactcagcaGTAACGTGACCGTGCACATCGTTATTGTGGACCAGAACGACAACGCTCCGGTTATTGTCTCTCCGTGGCGCGCACACGgctcagtggtggaggaaaagaTCCCCAGATCTACCGATAAAGGCTCTCTGGTTGCCAAGGTGATAGCATTAGACACAGACTCTGTGCACAACTCTCGGATCACCTACCAGTTTCTACAGGTGACTGACGCCACCTTGTTCAGTCTGGACCAGTACAACGGAGAGATCCGGACTATGAGGATGTTCAGTTACAGAGATCCGCGCCACCAGAGACTGGTTGTTGTTGCTAAGGACAACGGGGAGCCTGCTCTGTCTGCTACAGTCACCATCAAGCTGTCCACAGTGGAGACTGCTGTTAAGGCCTACTCTGACATGACGGAGGTGCCTCTAGAGTATGACATCTTCTCAGATCTAAACCTGTATTTGGTGATCGGCCTGGGCTCGGTGTCATTTCTCCTGCTCATCACCATACTGGTCACCATCGTGCTCAAGTGCCAGAAACCCAAAGCCAGCAAAGCGGCTCCTCCCTGCAGGAACAGTGTGATTAGTGAGAGGAACTCCACCATCGCAGATTCCACTCTGGTGTCCAACGATGCCTACTGGTACAGTCTGTTTCTAGCAGAGACCAGGAAAGGAAAGCTGGTGGTCAGACAGCCTGTGCCAAAGGGCTCCAGGTACATCGTGTCCAGTATACCAAGAGGTACAGGACTGACAGAGACTAGTGACTCAGCAGCTTCCACTCTGCAGGTATGGAAAAAGAACACTTAA
- the LOC121188105 gene encoding protocadherin alpha-C2-like: MESCQRYVLLVVLILFSFARNASTSVTHYSIPEEMKEGSVVANLATDLSLDVKTLNQRKMRLDIIANKRYLDVNKETGELYIVEKIDREYICTTKSSASCYLKLEVILENPVRIFNIEVEILDMNDNAPQFRRDVIHLDISEATPKGERFSLSNAVDPDIGSNSVKTYHLSESEHFNIELQTGRDGSKFAELILKKTLDREQQAVHNLILTAVDGGTPARSGTASVIVRVLDTNDNAPAFDKMSYNLKVMENSPIGSLVIHLNATDLDVGSNSDITYSYSLYTSEKTQETFNLNPSTGEITVKGMLNYEDFRIYDMEVIATDHGANTLSGQCTIKIVVEDMNDNHPEISIKSFQSPVNENIVLDTVIAVVSVSDKDSGDNGVVDLHIPDNMPFKLRESSDNYYELVVSEPLDREKVPEYDVTFTVTDRGSPPLSDNETMTLELLDVNDNVPQFPQSFYTIRVMENNAPGALLGSLTAFDPDLHENQYLVYFILEKEIANTSMSMLFSINPENGNLYALKTFDYEIEKEFLFHIEARDSGSPPLSSNVTVHIIIVDQNDNTPVIVSPWRAHGSVVEEKIPRSTDKGSLVAKVIALDTDSVHNSRITYQFLQVTDATLFSLDQYNGEIRTMRMFSYRDPRHQRLVVVAKDNGEPALSATVTIKLSTVETAVKAYSDMTEVPLEYDIFSDLNLYLVIGLGSVSFLLLITILVTIVLKCQKPKASKAAPPCRNSVISERNSTIADSTLVSNDAYWYSLFLAETRKGKLVVRQPVPKGSRYIVSSIPRGTGLTETSDSAASTLQVRLF; the protein is encoded by the coding sequence ATGGAGTCTTGTCAAAGGTACGTGCTGCTCGTTGTTctaattcttttttctttcgcTCGTAACGCATCGACCTCAGTGACTCATTATTCAATACCcgaggaaatgaaagaaggatCAGTTGTAGCAAACCTTGCTACTGATCTCAGCCTggatgtgaaaacactgaatcagaGGAAGATGCGACTTGACATCATTGCAAATAAGAGATATCTGGATGTGAACAAAGAGACTGGTGAGCTGTATATTGTGGAGAAGATCGACAGAGAATATATTTGCACTACTAAATCCTCTGCGTCATGCTATCTCAAACTGGAGGTAATACTCGAAAACCCAGTACGAATTTTTAACATAGAAGTAGAAATTCTGGATATGAACGACAACGCCCCTCAATTTCGACGAGACGTCATACACTTAGACATATCTGAAGCTACGCCAAAAGGAGAGAGATTCTCTCTCAGCAATGCAGTTGATCCTGATATTGGAAGCAATTCAGTTAAAACGTACCATCTGAGTGAAAGTGAACATTTTAACATTGAGCTTCAGACAGGAAGAGATGGGTCGAAGTTTGCTGAATTAATCTTAAAAAAGACATTAGATCGGGAGCAGCAGGCTGTTCATAATTTAATACTCACAGCTGTAGATGGAGGCACACCTGCTCGTTCAGGCACTGCCAGTGTTATTGTTCGGGTTTTGGACACAAATGACAACGCTCCTGCTTTTGACAAAATGAGTTACAATTTAAAAGTAATGGAAAATTCCCCCATTGGAAGCCTCGTTATTCATCTCAATGCAACAGACTTAGATGTGGGGTCAAATTCTGACATAACTTACTCATACAGTTTATATacatcagagaaaacacaagaaacGTTTAATCTGAATCCTTCCACTGGAGAAATTACTGTTAAAGGAATGTTAAACTATGAGGATTTCAGGATTTATGATATGGAAGTTATAGCAACCGACCATGGAGCAAATACTTTATCAGGACAATGTACCATAAAGATTGTGGTTGAAGACATGAATGACAACCACCCAGAAATATCTATTAAATCATTTCAGAGTCCAGTCAATGAAAACATAGTATTGGACACAGTGATAGCTGTAGTTAGTGTGAGTGATAAAGACTCAGGTGATAATGGAGTGGTTGATCTTCATATTCCAGATAATATGCCTTTCAAACTGAGAGAATCCTCTGATAACTATTATGAATTAGTGGTGTCAGAGCCGTTAGACCGTGAGAAGGTTCCAGAATATGACGTGACcttcacagtgacagacagaggttCTCCTCCTTTATCTGACAATGAAACTATGACTTTAGAGCTGCTGGATGTTAATGACAATGTTCCACAGTTCCCTCAGTCATTTTATACTATACGTGTGATGGAGAATAACGCACCTGGGGCCTTGCTGGGTTCACTCACTGCCTTTGACCCTGACCTCCATGAAAACCAGTATCTAGTTTATTTCATCCTAGAGAAGGAGATAGCCAACACCTCTATGTCCATGCTGTTCTCCATCAATCCAGAGAACGGTAATCTTTACGCTCTAAAAACTTTTGACTATGAGATCGAGAAGGAGTTTCTCTTCCACATCGAGGCCAGAGACTCtggctctcctccactcagcaGTAACGTGACCGTCCACATCATTATTGTGGACCAGAACGACAACACTCCAGTTATTGTCTCTCCGTGGCGCGCACACGGCTCGGTGGTGGAGGAAAAGATCCCCAGATCCACTGATAAAGGCTCTCTGGTTGCCAAGGTGATAGCATTAGACACAGACTCGGTGCACAACTCTCGGATTACCTACCAGTTTCTACAGGTGACTGACGCCACCTTGTTCAGCCTGGACCAGTACAACGGAGAGATCCGGACTATGAGGATGTTCAGTTACAGAGATCCGCGCCACCAGAGACTGGTTGTTGTTGCCAAGGACAACGGGGAGCCTGCTCTGTCTGCTACAGTCACCATCAAGCTGTCCACAGTGGAGACTGCCGTTAAGGCCTACTCTGACATGACGGAGGTGCCTCTAGAGTATGACATCTTCTCAGACCTAAACCTGTATTTGGTGATCGGTCTGGGCTCGGTGTCATTTCTCCTGCTCATCACCATACTGGTCACCATCGTGCTCAAGTGCCAGAAACCCAAAGCCAGCAAAGCGGCTCCTCCCTGCAGGAACAGTGTGATCAGTGAGAGGAACTCCACCATCGCAGATTCCACTCTGGTGTCCAACGATGCCTACTGGTACAGTCTGTTTCTAGCAGAGACCAGGAAAGGGAAGCTGGTGGTCAGACAGCCTGTGCCAAAGGGCTCCAGGTACATTGTGTCCAGTATACCAAGAGGCACAGGACTGACAGAGACTAGTGACTCAGCAGCTTCTACTCTGCAGGTGAGACTCTTTTGA
- the LOC121188107 gene encoding protocadherin alpha-C2-like, translating into MDFTFRLRLFRRYVSLFILLCIVISSTSGVTHYSIPEEMEQGSVVANLALDLGLDAKTLGRRKMRLDVIANKRYLDINKETGELFVAETIDREYLCNSKNPSCFLKMDVTIENPIRLFNIEVEIMDINDNAPHFRRDTMHLDISESTSPGERFSLTNALDPDFGSNSVKTYHLSESEHFDIEIQTGRDGSKFADLILKKALDREQQAVHNLILTAVDGGVPTRTGTASIIVRVLDVNDNAPSFDKDKYVVEVMENAPIGSLVIKLNAADLDEGSNSDIVYSYSLYTSERTQNMFNLNPENGEIRVKEMINYEDVKLFEMEVIARDKGPNSLSGQCKLTIQVTDMNDNHPELSIKSFHSPIKENEPIDTVIAVVSVSDKDSGDNGVVDLHIPDNMPFKLRESSDNYYELVVSEPLDREKVPEYDVTFTVTDRGSPPLSDNETMTLELLDVNDNVPQFPQSFYTIRVMENNAPGALLGSLTAFDPDLHENQYLVYFILEKEIANTSMSMLFSINPENGNLYALKTFDYEIEKEFLFHIEARDSGSPPLSSNVTVHIIIVDQNDNAPVIVSPWRAHGSVVEEKIPRSTDKGSLVAKVIALDTDSVHNSRITYQFLQVTDATLFSLDQYNGEIRTMRMFSYRDPRHQRLVVVAKDNGEPALSATVTIKLSTVETAVKAYSDMTEVPLEYDIFSDLNLYLVIGLGSVSFLLLITILVTIVLKCQKPKASKAAPPCRNSVISERNSTIADSTLVSNDAYWYSLFLAETRKGKLVVRQPVPKGSRYIVSSIPRGTGLTETSDSAASTLQVWESLS; encoded by the coding sequence ATGGATTTTACATTCCGCCTTCGGCTTTTCAGAAGGTACGTCTCGCTTTTTATTTTGCTATGTATTGTCATCTCTTCTACATCTGGCGTTACACACTATTCAATTCCCGAGGAGATGGAGCAGGGGTCTGTGGTTGCTAACCTAGCATTGGATTTAGGTCTGGATGCAAAAACCTTGGGTCGACGCAAAATGAGACTGGATGTCATCGCTAATAAGAGATATCTTGACATCAACAAAGAAACGGGAGAGCTATTCGTTGCTGAAACGATTGACAGGGAATATCTCTGCAACAGCAAGAATCCATCGTGTTTTCTTAAAATGGATGTAACAATTGAAAATCCGATTCGCCTGTTCAACATTGAGGTTGAGATAATGGACATTAACGACAATGCACCTCATTTTCGCAGAGATACAATGCATTTGGACATATCCGAATCCACCTCGCCAGGGGAGCGCTTTTCACTAACCAATGCTCTTGATCCAGATTTTGGTTCAAACTCAGTAAAAACCTATCATCTTAGTGAAAGTGAACATTTTGACATTGAAATTCAGACCGGAAGAGATGGGTCAAAATTTGCAgatttgattttgaaaaaagctttagacagagagcagcaggctgtTCATAATCTAATACTGACTGCTGTGGACGGTGGAGTTCCCACGCGCACAGGTACAGCCAGCATCATTGTTCGCGTGCTTGATGTGAACGACAACGCCCCTTCATTTGACAAAGACAAATACGTCGTAGAGGTGATGGAAAACGCACCGATTGGAAGTCTAGTAATCAAACTAAACGCTGCTGATTTAGATGAAGGGTCAAATTCTGACATTGTTTATTCATATAGTTTGTATACATCAGAGAGAACACAGAATATGTTTAACCTGAATCCAGAAAATGGTGAGATCAGAGTGAAAGAAATGATTAATTATGAAGATGTTAAACTTTTTGAAATGGAGGTTATTGCCAGGGATAAGGGGCCTAACTCCTTATCTGGACAGTGTAAACTGACAATACAGGTGACAGATATGAATGATAATCACCCAGAATTATCTATTAAATCATTCCACAGTCCAATTAAAGAAAATGAACCAATAGACACAGTGATAGCTGTAGTTAGTGTGAGTGATAAAGACTCAGGTGATAATGGAGTGGTTGATCTTCATATTCCAGACAATATGCCTTTCAAACTGAGAGAATCCTCTGATAACTATTATGAATTAGTGGTGTCGGAGCCGTTAGACCGTGAGAAGGTTCCAGAATATGACGTGACCttcactgtgacagacagaggttCTCCTCCTTTATCTGACAATGAAACTATGACTTTAGAGCTGCTGGATGTTAATGACAATGTTCCACAGTTTCCTCAGTCATTTTACACTATACGTGTGATGGAGAATAACGCACCTGGGGCCTTGCTGGGTTCACTCACTGCCTTTGACCCTGACCTCCATGAAAACCAGTATCTAGTTTATTTCATCCTAGAGAAGGAGATAGCCAACACCTCTATGTCCATGCTGTTCTCCATCAATCCAGAGAACGGTAATCTTTACGCTCTAAAAACTTTTGACTATGAGATCGAGAAGGAGTTTCTCTTCCACATCGAGGCCAGAGACTCtggctctcctccactcagcaGTAACGTGACTGTCCACATCATTATTGTGGACCAGAACGACAACGCTCCGGTTATTGTCTCTCCCTGGCGCGCACATGgctcagtggtggaggaaaagaTCCCCAGATCCACCGATAAAGGCTCTCTGGTTGCCAAGGTGATAGCATTAGACACAGACTCGGTGCACAACTCTCGGATCACCTACCAGTTTCTACAGGTGACTGACGCCACCTTGTTCAGCCTGGACCAGTACAATGGAGAGATCCGGACTATGAGGATGTTCAGTTACAGAGATCCGCGCCACCAGAGACTGGTTGTTGTTGCCAAGGACAACGGGGAGCCTGCTCTGTCTGCTACAGTCACCATCAAGCTGTCCACAGTGGAGACTGCCGTTAAGGCCTACTCTGACATGACGGAGGTGCCTCTAGAGTATGACATCTTCTCAGACCTAAACCTGTATTTGGTGATCGGTCTGGGCTCGGTGTCATTTCTCCTGCTCATCACCATACTGGTCACCATCGTGCTCAAGTGCCAGAAACCCAAGGCCAGCAAAGCGGCTCCTCCCTGCAGGAACAGTGTGATCAGCGAGAGGAACTCCACCATCGCAGATTCCACTCTGGTGTCCAACGATGCCTACTGGTACAGTCTGTTTCTAGCAGAGACCAGGAAAGGAAAGCTGGTGGTCAGACAGCCTGTGCCAAAGGGCTCCAGATACATCGTGTCCAGTATACCAAGAGGCACAGGACTGACAGAGACTAGTGACTCAGCAGCTTCCACTCTGCAGGTATGGGAAAGTCTCAGTTAA